One Oryza glaberrima chromosome 10, OglaRS2, whole genome shotgun sequence DNA segment encodes these proteins:
- the LOC127753072 gene encoding uncharacterized protein LOC127753072 has translation MASVTTTVTTGTAAAAAAEVGKEREGAEVVSGAVECFKQSMELMRALGFPEGMMPLRGLEECGLVRETGFVWMRQKAPYEHYFRGTGTRVRYDVEVTAFVEEGRMKRMTGVRSKQLMLWVPIVEMSLDGADRVYFKSNVGIGRSFPASAFADETAAAAAFLKEADAAAAAAEKEAAATATAVTANE, from the coding sequence atggcgtccgtgacgacgacggtgacgacgggcacggcggcggcggcggcggcggaggttgggaaggagagggagggggcggaGGTGGTGAGCGGGGCGGTGGAGTGCTTCAAGCAGTCGATGGAGCTGATGAGGGCGCTGGGTTTCCCGGAGGGGATGATGCCGCTGCGGGGGCTGGAGGAGTGCGGGCTGGTGCGGGAGACGGGGTTCGTGTGGATGCGGCAGAAGGCGCCGTACGAGCACTACTTCCGCGGCACGGGGACGCGGGTGCGGTACGACGTCGAGGTGACGGCGTTCGTGGAGGAAGGGAGGATGAAGCGGATGACCGGCGTGCGGAGCAAGCAGCTCATGCTCTGGGTCCCCATCGTCGAGATGAGCCTCGACGGCGCCGACCGCGTCTACTTCAAGTCCAACGTCGGCATCGGCCGCTCCTTCCcggcctccgccttcgccgacgagaccgccgccgccgccgccttcctcaaggaagccgacgccgctgccgccgccgccgagaaagaagccgccgccacagccaccGCCGTCACGGCCAACGAGTGA